In Drosophila santomea strain STO CAGO 1482 chromosome 3L, Prin_Dsan_1.1, whole genome shotgun sequence, a single window of DNA contains:
- the LOC120449571 gene encoding radial spoke head protein 3 homolog B isoform X1 produces the protein MPTIPKRDYKPSGGGKSSGMDFLSSGIKGTEVTEMQLKWHENPCPAPPCKQAFWWASHPKPIKIKGCPKPIVPPPEPYKNVMYDRRVIKGSNFGNASLVTDVDPFDKGAELRRRNLLRKRTMQCRNQRNVLGTPPPVKGRKHETIQTEKYLEKLVQRPPEFSIDTQTDLFLEKPPTPPFIPAKVGVDVGTEIGEGELFHFDAEAQPIIDVLVDACIEQSMLEVAHEMELASLRRKQEEFLAQREAELAELRRLEAEELRLQAEKERRLRQDAIAKELDAEMQKSVTAAKLLQGHIASLVPEVLENIEPASDAVKKEQLMKSVCPWLSAEVAEEVGHIVDSREILTAIIQEIIKQRAEIYAGYKEPGSEPSGPDAGICEEEGCAIDEMEACPCESETELEQCPEPPPPPPHL, from the exons ATGCCGACGATCCCGAAGAGGGACTACAAGCCCAGTGGTGGGGGCAAAAGCTCTGGAATGGATTTCCTCAGTTCCGGCATCAAGGGAACCGAGGTCACCGAGATGCAGCTCAAATGGCACGAGAATCCTTGTCCAGCTCCACCATGCAAACAGGCCTTTTGGTGGGCCAGCCATCCGAAGCCGATCAAAATCAAAGGTTGCCCCAA ACCCATCGTACCGCCGCCGGAGCCCTACAAGAACGTCATGTACGACCGTCGCGTCATAAAGGGCAGCAACTTCGGCAACGCCTCCCTGGTG ACGGATGTGGATCCCTTCGACAAGGGCGCCGAATTGAGGCGCCGCAATTTGTTGCGCAAACGGACGATGCAGTGTCGCAATCAGCGCAATGTCCTGGGCACTCCGCCGCCGGTCAAGGGCCGAAAGCACGAGACCATACAGACGGAGAAGTATCTGGAGAAGTTGGTGCAGCGTCCGCCGGAGTTCTCCATCGACACGCAGACGGACCTGTTCCTCGAGAAGCCGCCAACGCCGCCGTTTATCCCCGCCAAGGTGGGCGTGGATGTGGGCACTGAGATTGGCGAGGGCGAACTCTTCCACTTCGATGCCGAGGCGCAGCCCATCATCGATGTCCTGGTGGACGCCTGCATCGAACAGAGCATGCTGGAGGTGGCCCACGAGATGGAACTGGCCAGTCTGCGGCGCAAACAGGAAGA ATTCCTGGCCCAGAGGGAGGCGGAACTGGCCGAGTTGCGCCGCTTGGAGGCGGAGGAGTTGCGCTTGCAGGCGGAGAAGGAGCGTCGCCTGCGCCAGGATGCGATAGCCAAGGAGCTGGACGCTGAGATGCAGAAGAGTGTGACGGCGGCCAAGTTGCTCCAGGGACACATTGCCAGTCTGGTGCCGGAGGTGCTGGAGAACATTGAGCCGGCCAGCGATGCCGTCAAGAAGGAGCAGCTGATGAAGAGCGTCTGTCCATGGCTGTCCGCCGAGGTGGCCGAGGAAGTGGGTCATATTGTGGACTCGCGCGAGATCCTCACCGCCATCATTCAGGAGATTATCAAGCAGCGTGCCGAGATTTATGCCGGCTACAAGGAACCTGGATCGGAACCATCCGGACCGGATGCGGGTATTTGTGAGGAGGAGGGCTGCGCCATCGATGAGATGGAGGCGTGTCCCTGCGAATCGGAAACGGAGTTGGAGCAGTGCCCCGAaccgccgccaccgcctcctcaTCTCTAA
- the LOC120449571 gene encoding radial spoke head protein 3 homolog B isoform X2 produces MPETEQQQHPAHSHPELKPELEHLTDNRPNRVQNFSFASSYPYAPGRVSSSSNSNTNYSSNYNAGTFNVQRYQSPYQFQHVVTNAFSVLRHQPSEEPEFDSYPSRPQQAIVRPIRREAGISQDQDHNVAEPAGNPTQRSHFSRSNQEVRSFADELSQKLRFLAPEEQNYGGRQSASSGAWMDPAMAQRPRFETTVPQGIFLPPPHEVQMIPATMLRRHVYAYSSYPMILQGYFAKEPASDSKEQKVTATRLNGVRATAAVAVATAAASKSARNESQSLAGGLHITKAQFQQQLQQRRSTTNNNSNNNNNNSNNNNNHSSSDKRPIVPPPEPYKNVMYDRRVIKGSNFGNASLVTDVDPFDKGAELRRRNLLRKRTMQCRNQRNVLGTPPPVKGRKHETIQTEKYLEKLVQRPPEFSIDTQTDLFLEKPPTPPFIPAKVGVDVGTEIGEGELFHFDAEAQPIIDVLVDACIEQSMLEVAHEMELASLRRKQEEFLAQREAELAELRRLEAEELRLQAEKERRLRQDAIAKELDAEMQKSVTAAKLLQGHIASLVPEVLENIEPASDAVKKEQLMKSVCPWLSAEVAEEVGHIVDSREILTAIIQEIIKQRAEIYAGYKEPGSEPSGPDAGICEEEGCAIDEMEACPCESETELEQCPEPPPPPPHL; encoded by the exons ATGCCAGAgacggagcagcagcagcacccaGCACACTCACATCCTGAACTCAAGCCAGAACTGGAGCACCTCACCGACAATAGACCGAATCGCGTGCAGAACTTCTCCTTCGCCAGCAGCTATCCCTACGCACCAGGACGCGTCTCGTCCAGCTCCAATTCGAACACCAACTATAGCTCCAACTACAACGCCGGCACCTTCAACGTCCAGCGCTATCAGAGTCCCTACCAATTCCAGCACGTGGTGACCAACGCGTTCTCGGTGCTGCGCCACCAGCCCTCCGAGGAGCCCGAGTTCGATTCCTATCCATCGCGACCCCAACAGGCCATCGTGCGTCCGATCCGACGAGAGGCGGGTATTAGCCAGGATCAGGATCACAATGTAGCAGAGCCAGCTGGAAATCCCACGCAGAGATCCCACTTCTCGCGCAGCAACCAGGAGGTGCGCAGCTTCGCCGATGAGCTGAGCCAGAAGTTGCGCTTCCTGGCGCCGGAGGAGCAGAACTACGGCGGTCGCCAGAGCGCCAGTTCTGGCGCCTGGATGGATCCAGCGATGGCCCAGCGACCACGTTTCGAGACCACAGTGCCGCAGGGCATCTTCCTGCCACCGCCCCATGAAGTCCAAATGATACCGGCCACCATGTTGCGGCGGCATGTCTACGCCTACTCCTCATATCCCATGATACTCCAAGGATATTTCGCCAAGGAGCCCGCCTCCGACAGCAAGGAGCAGAAGGTGACCGCCACCCGGCTGAATGGAGTGCGTGCCACGGCGGCAGTGGCGGTGGCCACAGCTGCGGCCTCCAAGTCCGCCCGCAACGAATCGCAGTCCCTCGCCGGTGGACTCCACATCACCAAGGCCCAGTtccaacaacaactgcagcagcgtcgctccaccaccaacaacaacagcaacaataataacaacaacagcaacaataacaacaaccacagcagcagcgacaagAG ACCCATCGTACCGCCGCCGGAGCCCTACAAGAACGTCATGTACGACCGTCGCGTCATAAAGGGCAGCAACTTCGGCAACGCCTCCCTGGTG ACGGATGTGGATCCCTTCGACAAGGGCGCCGAATTGAGGCGCCGCAATTTGTTGCGCAAACGGACGATGCAGTGTCGCAATCAGCGCAATGTCCTGGGCACTCCGCCGCCGGTCAAGGGCCGAAAGCACGAGACCATACAGACGGAGAAGTATCTGGAGAAGTTGGTGCAGCGTCCGCCGGAGTTCTCCATCGACACGCAGACGGACCTGTTCCTCGAGAAGCCGCCAACGCCGCCGTTTATCCCCGCCAAGGTGGGCGTGGATGTGGGCACTGAGATTGGCGAGGGCGAACTCTTCCACTTCGATGCCGAGGCGCAGCCCATCATCGATGTCCTGGTGGACGCCTGCATCGAACAGAGCATGCTGGAGGTGGCCCACGAGATGGAACTGGCCAGTCTGCGGCGCAAACAGGAAGA ATTCCTGGCCCAGAGGGAGGCGGAACTGGCCGAGTTGCGCCGCTTGGAGGCGGAGGAGTTGCGCTTGCAGGCGGAGAAGGAGCGTCGCCTGCGCCAGGATGCGATAGCCAAGGAGCTGGACGCTGAGATGCAGAAGAGTGTGACGGCGGCCAAGTTGCTCCAGGGACACATTGCCAGTCTGGTGCCGGAGGTGCTGGAGAACATTGAGCCGGCCAGCGATGCCGTCAAGAAGGAGCAGCTGATGAAGAGCGTCTGTCCATGGCTGTCCGCCGAGGTGGCCGAGGAAGTGGGTCATATTGTGGACTCGCGCGAGATCCTCACCGCCATCATTCAGGAGATTATCAAGCAGCGTGCCGAGATTTATGCCGGCTACAAGGAACCTGGATCGGAACCATCCGGACCGGATGCGGGTATTTGTGAGGAGGAGGGCTGCGCCATCGATGAGATGGAGGCGTGTCCCTGCGAATCGGAAACGGAGTTGGAGCAGTGCCCCGAaccgccgccaccgcctcctcaTCTCTAA